The Triticum urartu cultivar G1812 unplaced genomic scaffold, Tu2.1 TuUngrouped_contig_5657, whole genome shotgun sequence DNA window CAGCGATCCtcaccgcccccccccccccccacgccaCCCCCCCCCAGCCAGTCCGGCCGCCCGTCCCGTCTGCTCGTCGCCCGATGCACCGCAATCACCATGAGCCCGCTTGCGAAGCTTGCCAGCCCGAGCCCCAGGAAGAAGAATGCCCCGGCTACGCTTCGCATGTTCTCCGGGAACTGTCGGTAGTAGAACTCGATCAGCCCGATGGCAGCAAATGCCTCCGACAGTCCGGCAATCAGTTGTTGCGGCACCAGCCAGAAGCATGACATCATAGCCgtccggcgccgacggtgctccacggctgccgacacCAGCATCGTCACCACGGAGAGCGCCAACCCGATGCCGATCCGCTGGAGCAAGGTGATGCCGCCCTCACGCTTGGTGAAGCGAAAAAGTGTCGGCACCATCACTCGGTCATACACCGGGATCCACACTGTGAGGGCAAGCATTTGAAAGACGATGAAGGAGCCCTGCGGGATCTGGAAGCTGGCAGACTTGATGATCCGGCGGTCAGTCTGGGCCGCCTGGAACACGACGTAGGTCCCTAGCTGGGTGATCACCACGAAGTAGACAATACCCGACAACCACACCGGGATGATGCGTGCCAGGCACTTCACCTCCTCCACCTGCTGCACCGTGCATAGCCGCCACGGGTTCGCCGACGTCTTCTCGTCGGAGCAAAGTACATCCTTGGTGGTTCGCATGGCGGCCTTGTCAAGGCATGTGAACTGGTCGGTGTAGGCCAACTTGGAGACGAGCTTGCTCTGGTGTGGCGGGTCAAAAAGCTCGAAAGTATTGTGAGATCGTCGGAGGCGGCGTTTGCGGGAGGCGGCGATGAGGACCTGTGCAAAGCTGGTGAACGGGCTGCCCTCGGGGCGAACGCAGACATAGAGGCGTGTGCCCATGAAGAAGAGCACGCAAGAAAGGCCCATGAGCACGGCAGGCACTGCGAGGCCCAGAGCCCAGTTGACGTCGCTCTGGAGGTAGATGATGACGGTGGCAGAGAGCATCATGGCAATAGTGAAGGTGAAGTAGTACCAGTTGAAGAAGCTGGCGATGCCTCGGCGGCCATCGGCGGTACGTGGGTTGAACTGGTCGGCCCCGAATGCCAGGTTGCAAGGGCGGATGCCGCCAGCGCCGAcaatgaggaagaagaaggataCCATGAGCGCGGCAAGCTGGGATGGGGTGGGACCCTCACATTGTCCGTTAGAAGCGCATGCAGGAGGGTGGAGGGAGTGGAGCGCGGCAGTGAGGGTGAGCAATACCATGCCGATGAATGAGGCGATGGTGGCGGCGGCCAGGGTGGTGTAGCGGCCAAGGTAGGTGTCGCTGATGAAGGCGCCTAGGATGGTGGCGAGGTTgctggtgccggagaagaagttGAGTATGGTGGCGGCGTTGACGCTTTTTATGTGGTACACTGTCGTCAGGTACACTAGCAAGTTCCATAGTGTCCCGAGCGTGCCAAGCTTCTCGAACGTCTCATTCCCTGTAACAATTCATTGTTATTAATCACTGTCTAATCTCCATTTTAATAAGTCACTAGTTGTAATTCAGCAAAATTCATCGTACAAATTTAAATTTGCATCATGAAGAGGCGGGATACAGAGAATCAAGACCATGGATTCTTACTACTGCAAACTCAAATTTGCATACGCAAACAACACATCACAAATTTATATGATATATGCATGCAATACTTGCTTGAAACTCACCGAAATCATATTGTATGTGTACCCCTGGTACTCCTAGTTAGTAGTGTTCAGAGTAAACACATCGTGCTGTTTCAAGGAAAACAAACAGAAGCATGGCAACGCTCACCTATGACGTATGGCATGGCCTTCCATCCGCGGTAGTTGCGGACTGGCTCGCCCGACGACGTCTCGTCGGTGGTCGTCTTCTCCATGCTGATGCCATCGTTGTGATTGTGCTCATCCTGCTGCGGCGGCAGATCAGGCATAGCGGCGTCCATCTCGTACGTGCAGCAAACAGGAAGCTGGCACACACAGGAGCTAAGTGCTAGCTGCAGCTGCAGTAGTACGGGGAGGAGAGGAGAAGAAACCGGCCGTATAAATAGGCTAAGGcatcctttggttcataggattaGAAAATCATATGAATAGAAAAAGTCATAGaaaatgagatgacatgcatctcaaatCCTATGCATAGGAATAGAAAAAGAGATGCCCTTTGATTCACACCATAGaattttttccattgagtctaggctaatgtttgtTTTcttatgaaatgtggaggatagaaAGAATTCTTCAATAGGAATAGGATttcattcctacaaaccaaagagctctgaaggaatttttcctatagaaatcctatcctatgaaaaTCCTACAAAATTCatccaaaccaaaggaggcctaaagGTAACGAGAGCATGGGATCTTTGCTTCCAAGATACTAGAGAGAGATACGAACAGAGGTAGCTAGCAAAGTTTCTGTCTTTCACTCACTATCTGTTGAGGAAACATGAGATACGGCAGAAAGCGACATCATGTTTGAGCCAAGGTGAGGGAGACCAGTTCACGATCTGATTTTGGTAAGCTATAAGCCACGCAAATAATTGAGAACTTTTTTCTTAGTACAGACGAACACGCTCACACATATGCACATACGTTCACTCCTATgaacgcacgcacgcacgcacatcctacccctatgagcacatccgagagactgagccggcgcATCATTTTGAAATTGAAGAAATCGCCACATATACCTTCATAGTCAACGGAAACGTCTCCTTCCACTAAACGCACATCACCGAAAGGCCTGAAATAAATCTAATGCAAACATCAATGTCAGGTCTACGAAAGCCTTGATATTTCTTGGTTCGCTGTTTTCAACTTTTAGGATAGGTTCGCCGGGTTACCCGATACATGTATGTATGTGTGAAAGAAAGAGAAGCATCACGTGTAGGATACATTTTTTTTTGTTATAACAAGCCATCAAGTTCGTCCACACTGGCTGAATTATCTCCTTCGTTGATTTAGTGGTAGGTCTTATTAATCGCGTAATCATAGAGCACCTCAAGTTCGGCCAAACTACGCTTAATATATGGATGATGCAATTGATGACATCAATGAGTCATCATGAGTTTTGACACCTTGCCCTTTTAAAAGCCAGACACCGTTGCTTTCTTGAATGATTTGGAGATTGCACACCGTTGCTTTTCCCTTTTCTTCCAGATGTGCTTCTTCCATGCAGTTCTCAAACAGATAATATGTTTGTCCGTATCGACTAGCTGAGTAAGCATGTTGATTGCCTAATTTGTGTTGGTCAGTAAAGCTTTTGAAGTAAATGTTTGTTTATTTACACAAAAGTATGTACTTATATGATAAAAGCCACACCCAAAAAATAATGAATCAATGACACAACTTTCATGTATATGTTTGTCCCATGTGGGAAAATGTAATTTAatttaaaaaagaaaaaaacgagATCAGTAAAAGATATATCAAACAAGATGGTATAGATGCAAATCATATGTGCTCACCAATCTACGGAAAACACCGTGCGATGAGGTCAATAAGCATAGTGCCATCTCAACATATGCACAGTAATCAACACTGTGGCATGCACCTAGTTACACGTCATATGTGTATGGTATCAGGAATTGAAAGAATAGAAGCTACCGAGAACTCATTAATGGGCTTAATCTATAACCGAGGGATCAACAAATTGAGTGTAAATGAAGACTATTGACAAGATGTAGCAAGCAAGGAGGATGAGCGCTGCTATACACACGATACTGAGTAGCCGATGTTTTCACGATTCTGCAGATCCAGCCGTGCATGTGTGGCACAAAGTGGAGGCCGGCCACTAGATCAAGCGTCGTCCAGTGTTCGGCTACTCAGTATCGTCTGCTCAGTAGTTCCGAAGGAGGATAGTTGGAGGCTAGTGGTAAAGACTAGAGCGAGGGGCAGAGAAATGAACGGAGGGTTTATTTATTAACAAGTGGTTGCACGTGCTTTCACGTACACATAACTTAGCCAgtagcaaaataaaataaatttagGTTTTCTTCTTGACTCAAAGACGGTGTTCTTGAAAACAAAGAATAAAAAAACATCatatcatatttcactatgagcTTTATATTGAACTTTTCCAGAATAATCAATGACGTTGATGAGACAAAGAAGTATTGTGTGAGTGATATCTAAATTTACAATATAGATGTAATTAACTGCCTCATGTCCTAAGATCGGACATGTACGATAAGTTACAAAATTAATCTTGCATATTCATGTGGCATTGGTATGAGTAGAATTTTTATAAAAGTCTGTATTTAACTAATTGTAAATAATGTCCATGCATATACTGGAATAAAGTTGAAACCAATAGACATTATAATTCAaataatttttttctttttttcttctttgtcTTTTCCTTTGGTTGTCACCGGTTTTCTTTAGTTTTTCTTTTTAGTTTCCTTTTTTTCAACATATGTCCACATTTCCATACACATTGCACATTTTACGTATAGATCAGAAACATATATTATAaatgtttaacattttttaaacacATGATTATTATATCTTTGAACTATATAATTTCATGTCTATTTTCTATATATATTGAGCATTTTCTAGTCACCTTCCTCTCTTCTCACAGGCAGGCCACATAGTTGGGCTTGGATATATGTTGAGAACTCAACCCTGAAAAAACCTATAAAGGGTAGTAAATTGGATCATAGGCCCGTCAACTGGGTTGTTCAAATAAATAAATATTAGCGCTCAATGCGACCAGCAATTGCACAGAGAAGTAAGCTAGCGACCGATCAGAGAAAGGGAGCTAGACAGAGTACCACAAAGTTTCTGGTTTGGGGAAGGTTCCAATCTGGTATTTTACCCtaatatttttattttatttttgttttgggtttgTTTATTTTAAACTGCCCTCAGCAAATTAAAAAATGTTACAACTTTAGAACAAATTACGTAACTTTTAAaaactttttttttgaaaaatttgCGATTACCAAAAAATTTCATATTATATAAAATGTTCCTAATTTTTAAAAGTTCATGCTTTTaaacagttcaaataatatttcaAAATTTAAAAATGATGATATATATTTAAATATGTCCACGTCTTTTCCAAATTACAAATAATAATACTAATAAATCATAAAACGCACACAAACATTGTTCAACAATTCCAAAAATGTGGGAAATATTTGAAAAATGAATAAATGTTGTGCTTGTCGAGACAATCAAAATATCCAAAAACAGGAAAAACAGAGTGAGCGATAGCTATAGTAATTTGGGGTACATTGGGTGGCTTCGGTTTGTGTGACTCGATGACATTTTTGTTGTCGCGGAGCTATTCCTCGCTTACTACCCACTAGCTTCGGTCGTTCGATCGGTCAGTTCGTTCGCTGCCAGTTCCggtttgtttttctttttcttttgttttttcccTATGCTCCCCGGTTTTCTCCTGCCTTTTCTGTTTCCCATTGTTTTTGCACTGGTTTATCTAttgtttcctttttctttttcactGTTTTTGCATCGGTTTTCACCGTTTTCATCTTTTTACTTCTGTTTTCTCCCTAGTTTCTGTCGGGTTTTTTCTTCTTCGTTATGCTTTGGTTTCTTTGTTTTGCACCGGCTTTGATTGGTTCTTTTTTTGTTCAGCATTGGGTTTCttggttttttggttttctttCTTTCATTGGTTTATTTTGTTGCATTTCAACGCATGTCCACTTTTCCGGCACACAATATATATTTTTAGTGTGCACCTGAAATATTTTGTAGATAGatgtttaatatttttcaaatgcgTGATGTACCTTTTTTCTTGAATACATGTTTTGAACACTTTCGTAAATACATGGTGtacatttttcaaatacacagTGAACAATTCTTTATATATTAGAAACATTTGAATATAATTTTTTAATTCTTTTATAGACACTTTATTCAATTGAAACATTTTTGTGTACACGTTGAACATTCTCTAAATACActtttaatatttttcaaatataAAATTTTATGCGTATTTTATCTTTCATACACATTTTACATGTTTGGTatacatttttttaaataattaacATTGTTTTGGACTTTTCGTCAACTTTTTAGTATAGAACTTGTACATTTTATTCATACACCAAGAATAGTTTTTATTCATGTGTTTACGAAACTTTAATAGATGATTAACATTTTTAGTCTATGTTTTTGATAtctattttttcatacatgttgcATATTGTTTGTAAACGTTTGGAACAATTTATATACTCATTTATAAATTTTCAAATGCATggttattatatatatatatatatatatatatatgtttgaAAGTTTTGTGAATATGTATTATTTTTATGGATATTCGTTAGTTTTTTATATAAATTTATGAAAATCTTGAAATATATGATTAAATTTGCAAAAAAGTCTGATAAACAATTTAAAATGTGTGATAAACACTTTTAAAATGTGTGACAGACACTTTAAAAATGATAATTAAAATAGGAAAATATAAAAGGGAATAAAGTAGAAAATATATAGAAAAGCAAAATAGAAGGAcaaggaaaataaaaaaaatgcgATTTTGCTGGCTATCCACTGTAAGTGTGCGCTGGCTTCCATCTCGCATTAAAACCAGGATGCACTCATGCCGGAGAGCTATATCTCACGAGAGCAACTAAGGATAACTTACGCCTGAAAAAAATAATAAGGGTCACTTTGGGTGGGCTGGGAGCGTGCCACTTGATGCGCTCTCAGCTGCCGTCATGTGTCGCGTGCTCCCTCAaatttttatatttttctatacACGTTTTTGGTTTTTACATGATTTTTTCGACTCACCCCCATTTTCCCTTAGTTTTTggacaaaataaaataaaaaatgg harbors:
- the LOC125529517 gene encoding protein NRT1/ PTR FAMILY 2.11-like, with product MDAAMPDLPPQQDEHNHNDGISMEKTTTDETSSGEPVRNYRGWKAMPYVIGNETFEKLGTLGTLWNLLVYLTTVYHIKSVNAATILNFFSGTSNLATILGAFISDTYLGRYTTLAAATIASFIGMVLLTLTAALHSLHPPACASNGQCEGPTPSQLAALMVSFFFLIVGAGGIRPCNLAFGADQFNPRTADGRRGIASFFNWYYFTFTIAMMLSATVIIYLQSDVNWALGLAVPAVLMGLSCVLFFMGTRLYVCVRPEGSPFTSFAQVLIAASRKRRLRRSHNTFELFDPPHQSKLVSKLAYTDQFTCLDKAAMRTTKDVLCSDEKTSANPWRLCTVQQVEEVKCLARIIPVWLSGIVYFVVITQLGTYVVFQAAQTDRRIIKSASFQIPQGSFIVFQMLALTVWIPVYDRVMVPTLFRFTKREGGITLLQRIGIGLALSVVTMLVSAAVEHRRRRTAMMSCFWLVPQQLIAGLSEAFAAIGLIEFYYRQFPENMRSVAGAFFFLGLGLASFASGLMVIAVHRATSRRDGRPDWLGG